One stretch of Candidatus Bathyarchaeia archaeon DNA includes these proteins:
- a CDS encoding flavodoxin domain-containing protein, translated as MNTESKKAILVYATRYGATKSTSEEIAKVLREHSFETRIVNAKEEKVKDLSEYDLVVVGSGMAMGNWVGEAEAFLKEFHSGFEAKKLALFISSLKPVEEKEGKTAIVAKIRKVGLDDKILKYQLKPISVGFFGGILDYNKMGFLTRKAMKTGYKAQLQKHGFKEVESGVYDLRDWDEIRSWATELAKKAQN; from the coding sequence ATGAACACCGAATCCAAGAAAGCAATACTTGTTTACGCCACACGGTATGGCGCGACAAAGAGCACCTCAGAGGAAATCGCCAAAGTTCTTCGAGAACACAGTTTTGAAACACGAATCGTAAATGCGAAGGAAGAAAAAGTAAAGGACCTTTCCGAATACGATTTGGTGGTTGTTGGGAGTGGCATGGCGATGGGCAACTGGGTTGGCGAAGCCGAGGCTTTTCTGAAAGAATTCCACAGCGGCTTTGAAGCCAAAAAGTTGGCGCTATTTATCAGTTCATTGAAGCCTGTTGAGGAGAAAGAGGGAAAAACAGCTATAGTTGCGAAAATAAGAAAAGTTGGGTTAGACGACAAAATCTTAAAGTACCAACTCAAGCCTATATCGGTGGGTTTCTTTGGTGGGATTTTGGACTACAACAAGATGGGATTCCTAACACGAAAAGCTATGAAAACAGGCTACAAGGCGCAACTTCAAAAACACGGCTTCAAAGAGGTTGAGTCTGGCGTCTACGATTTGCGTGATTGGGACGAAATTAGAAGTTGGGCAACAGAGCTCGCAAAAAAAGCCCAGAACTGA
- a CDS encoding TetR/AcrR family transcriptional regulator gives MTQKRKTGRPTKTPGQKTTPEKIIDAAIDLFAQKGYNNISIRNIAAAVGIKESSIYKHYASKNQILQKILQYPLTRIYTIAERDDTTEQLITKMGVDGFLSESGTVFTNWITDPTTVKVLRIFYIELYHNDQIMQSYVNLVNQGEMFWASVFNKMMKQGLIKPADPQMLASEFLAVFWTAFTDYFLVQYGRTSGSFMDLHSASLARHTEYFLKTVGESK, from the coding sequence TTGACCCAAAAACGAAAAACAGGCAGACCCACAAAAACCCCCGGACAAAAAACAACCCCAGAAAAAATAATCGATGCCGCCATAGACCTCTTTGCACAAAAAGGCTACAACAACATATCCATAAGAAACATCGCAGCCGCCGTAGGCATCAAAGAAAGCTCCATATACAAACACTACGCAAGCAAAAACCAAATCCTCCAAAAAATCCTCCAGTATCCCCTGACAAGAATATACACAATAGCTGAACGAGACGACACAACAGAACAACTCATCACCAAAATGGGCGTCGACGGCTTCTTATCCGAATCAGGAACGGTGTTCACAAACTGGATAACCGACCCCACCACAGTCAAAGTTCTGAGAATTTTCTACATCGAGCTATACCACAATGACCAAATCATGCAGTCATACGTTAATTTGGTTAATCAAGGCGAAATGTTTTGGGCTTCAGTCTTCAATAAAATGATGAAGCAGGGTCTCATCAAACCTGCTGACCCTCAAATGCTTGCCTCAGAATTTTTGGCGGTCTTTTGGACCGCATTCACTGACTACTTCCTCGTGCAGTATGGTCGAACATCCGGTTCTTTTATGGACCTGCACTCGGCTTCTTTAGCTCGTCATACCGAGTATTTCCTGAAGACAGTAGGTGAATCAAAATGA
- a CDS encoding polysaccharide pyruvyl transferase family protein — protein sequence MKPKILLVGYNGANNTGAEAKLLVSIDEIRSVLGPDVCVTVPTLNEANLRRYLQEGPNLKIRPIRPSLFFVDLKKLVKEHDFVVLVEGSCYMDTWSSVLLWSYLLATRYAHAMKKPCISYAVDAGQASRFNRWLIRREARKTCLILARTKNAAQRLRNWNVQAPIQVTADNAFAFQPKPQDQNLLKRVWPEASHVVGVAAEDIYLWPVRIRPWGKKAYCYRWPYYFQNSKECRMKSDLLVDVLAVQADEMVERYDKDIALLSMEGLDTVFINKLQQQMKHADRTKVFSSTQYNASQMTSILRSLDLLVTSRYHAGVLSLHSHVPQTAIGHDLRIKDFYSDLDIPELYVDHEDPDRYKVLHDNVEALFNHYNTIKTKLQKGYAWYLELEKRNVPLLRAFLEANFSEWLD from the coding sequence TTGAAGCCGAAGATTTTGCTCGTTGGTTATAATGGGGCAAACAACACAGGGGCTGAAGCCAAACTGCTTGTTAGCATTGATGAGATACGTTCAGTTCTGGGTCCAGACGTCTGCGTCACTGTCCCAACTCTTAACGAAGCAAATCTGCGGCGATACCTGCAAGAGGGACCAAATCTAAAAATCAGACCTATCCGCCCTTCGCTTTTCTTCGTAGACCTTAAGAAGTTGGTTAAAGAACATGATTTCGTCGTTTTGGTCGAAGGCAGCTGCTACATGGACACTTGGAGCTCAGTTCTCCTCTGGTCATACTTGCTTGCTACAAGATACGCTCATGCAATGAAAAAACCCTGCATTTCTTACGCTGTTGACGCTGGCCAAGCATCCCGATTTAACCGCTGGTTAATTCGACGCGAGGCACGTAAAACCTGCCTCATACTCGCCCGAACCAAAAACGCCGCTCAACGGCTCCGAAACTGGAACGTGCAAGCCCCAATTCAAGTCACAGCTGACAACGCCTTTGCTTTTCAGCCCAAACCCCAAGACCAAAACCTGCTCAAACGCGTTTGGCCTGAGGCATCACATGTGGTGGGGGTGGCAGCAGAGGACATTTACTTGTGGCCCGTGCGAATCAGACCTTGGGGCAAAAAAGCGTATTGCTACCGATGGCCCTACTATTTCCAAAATTCAAAGGAGTGCCGCATGAAAAGTGATTTGCTTGTTGATGTTCTTGCTGTTCAAGCTGACGAAATGGTTGAACGATACGATAAAGACATAGCTCTTCTTAGCATGGAGGGGTTGGATACTGTTTTCATAAATAAACTTCAACAGCAAATGAAGCATGCCGACCGAACCAAAGTGTTCAGCTCCACTCAATATAATGCTTCGCAAATGACTAGCATACTGCGAAGTTTAGATTTACTGGTCACTTCCCGGTATCATGCGGGGGTTCTTTCTTTACATAGTCATGTTCCGCAGACGGCTATCGGACATGACCTGCGAATTAAAGACTTTTACTCTGATTTAGACATACCCGAATTGTATGTTGACCACGAAGACCCCGACCGATACAAAGTCTTACATGACAACGTGGAAGCCCTCTTCAACCATTACAACACGATAAAAACTAAGCTCCAAAAAGGCTACGCCTGGTATCTAGAGCTTGAGAAACGAAATGTCCCTCTGCTTCGAGCCTTTTTAGAAGCAAACTTTTCGGAGTGGTTAGATTGA